The window CGGCCAGGACCGGCACAAGGCCGACGCCAGCGAGGCCGAGGACCGCGAGACCCTGGACAACACGATCACGCTGGTGCCGGTGATGGCGAGCGTCGCCGGGACCACCGCCATCTTCGTGGTGGCGTCCACCTTCGCCTTCGCGGTCGTCCAGCGCCGCAGGGAGGTCGCCCTGCTCCGCGCGGTCGGCGCCACCCCCAAGCAGGTGCGGAAGATGGTCCGCAACGAGGCCCTCCTGGTGGGCGGCGTGGCCGCTGCCGTGGGCACCGCCCTCGGCCTGTTCGGGGCGCAGCTCCTCGCCGACATGCTGATCTCCATGGGGGTGTCGCCGGACTGGTTCACCGTCACCCCGTCCCTGCACTGGACCGTGCTCGCGCCGCTCGCCGCCGCCTTCCTGGTCGGGCTGCTGGTGTCGGTCGGCGGTGCGGCCGCCGCGGCCCGCCGAGCCGGCTCCATCCAGCCCGTCGAAGCGCTGCGGGAAGCCGCCGTGGACGACACGGGCGTCACCCCGGGCCGCGCCCTGCTCGGTGTCGTGGCCCTCCTCGGAGGCGTCGGCTGGACCGCCTGGATCGCCACCGGCTCCCCGGTGACGGTGCTCTCGCCCACGGTGTACGTGGTCTCGCTGATGGTGCCGGTGCTGGCGGCGGCCGTGCTCGCCCCGCTGGCCGTGGGCCCGCTGGCCCGGCTTCTGATGTGGCCGTGGCGCCGCGCCGACGGCCCCACCGCGATGCTGGTCCGGGAGAGCGCGCTGACCGCACGCCGCCGGACCGCGGCGACGGCCGCGCCGGTACTGCTCACCGTCGGCCTGGCGTTCTCCCTGCTCGCCGCCACCGACTCGCTGGGCGCCGCCCGGGACAGCGGCCTGCAGAACCGGATCGTCTCCGACTACGCCCTCGCCCCCGACGACACCCCCGGCATCAGCACCGAGGTGATCGAGCGGGTCGCCGAGGTGCCCGGCGTGCAGATCGCCGCGCCGCTGCTGACCACGGTCTACTGGAAGGACGAGGACCGTTACGACGAGAACGACGGCCTGGTGGTCGACCCCGAGGCGCTGAAGCGGACCATGGACCTCAAGGTCGTCGAGGGCTCCCTCGACGGCCTCGACGAGAACAGCATGGCCGTCGCCGACCTGTGGCGCATGGACCTCGGCTCCACGCAGACCGTGCTGATGGCCGACGGCAGCACCCAGAAGCTGAAGGTGGCCGCCGTGTACGAGGCGCTGCGCGGCGAGGACGTGGCCTACCTGCCGTCCCGGTTCACCGACACCGCGCTGTTCGCACGCGACGGCCTGGCCCGCCGCGCGTACATCTCCCTGGACGAGGGCACCGACCAGGAGGCCGCGACCGCCGCCATCCGCAAGGCGGTCGCCGGCAGCGGCGCCACCTTCATGACGCGGGACGAACTGGTCGCCTCCGAGGCCGCCTACGCCCGGCACCTGAACGAGGTCCGGCAGCGCTCCACCGCGGTGATCATCATGTTGTTCTGCTTCATCGCGATCCTCAATACGCTGCTGATGGCCACCGCGGACCGCTGGCGCGATCTGGCGGTGCTGCGGACCGCGGGCGCCACCCCCAGGCAGGTGCTGCGGTTCTTCGTCGCAGAGTCGCTCCTGGTGTCCGCGATCGGTGTGGTGCTGGCGCTGGCCGCCACCGCCGTCAACCTGGCCGGATTGTGGGGAGCCCTGTTCCAGCTCTTCGGCACCACCCCGATCGTCGTGCCGTACGCGGTGGTCACGGGCGTCGCCGTGGTCTCCACCCTGCTGGCGCTCCTCGGCACGGTCCTGCCGGTCGGAGCGGCGCTGCGGGCCCGAGCCGTGCAGCTGATCGGAGCCCGCGAGTAGGACACTCCGGCACGCCTCCGCACCCCCCGCACCACCCCGGACCCACACGGCTCGGTCCCGAATCCCCCGTCGGGACCGGGCCGTGGGCACCCCTCAATCAGGGCCTTTGCCGTGCTCCTATCAAGCCACACCGACCGGTGCGGCCCCGCGAGCCGCACAAGGGGACCAGGCCACGACCGCGAGGCCGGGCAGGAAGTGGTGGAGCGAGCTCCCGGAACCACCAGCAGCATGACATTGAGGAGATGGTGTAGCCGGGCATGGTCCCAGAACGCGCGGGTGTCTGCCCGGGGCGTGCATCCGCTGGCCGTGCGTGCTCCCAGAGCAAGGGCAGGCCATCGCGCAAGTCTCCCTGGTGAACGGGCAGTTCAACCGGAGGAGCACGCGATGGTCTTGTCCCAGTCTGAGCTGATGCGGCTGCTTGAGTCACTACGCAGGGCCGATGGAGTTGAAGCAATCAGGGTGGTGTGCGAGCGCATCCTGCAGGAGCTGATCGAGGCCGAGGCCACCGAGGTGATCGGTGCCGCGCCGGGCGAGCACTCCGAGACGCGCACGACCTGGCGCAACGGACACCGGGAGAGGCTGCTGACCACGCAGGCCGGCGACCTGGACCTGAAGATCCCGAAGTTGCGGACCGGGTCGTTCTTTCCCTCGTTGCTGGAACGCCGGCGGCGGATCGACCGGGCGCTGTTCGCCGTGGTGATGGAGGCATACGTGCACGGGGTCTCGACCCGCTCGGTCGATGACCTGGTCAAAGCACTCGGTGCGGACAGCGGGATCTCCAAGTCCGAGGTCTCCCGCATCTGCGGTGAGCTGGACGAGGAGCTGACCGCATTCAAGGAACGGCCGCTGGACCACACCGTCTTCCCCTGCGTCTTCCTGGGCGCCACCTACTGCAAGGCGCGGGTCAACCACCGGATCGTCTCGCAGGCCGTGGTCATCGCCACCGGGATCTCCGCCACCGGGCACCGCGAGATCCTGGGGCTGATGGTCGGCGACAGTGAGTCGAAGCCGCTTTGGACGAAGTTCCTGCGCAGCCTGCGGGCCAGCGGCCTGGACAACGTCCAGCTGGTCATCTCCGACAGCCACAGCGGCCTGGTGGCCGCGATCCGCACCGTTTTCCTCGCCGCGGCCTGGCAACGGTGCCGGGTTCAGTGCGCCGAGGTTGGACGAGGCTGTAGCCGCTGGTCTTCCTGGGCTCGCCTGCTTCGCTCCTCAGCGCGCCACCCGCGGCTTTGAGGAGCGGCGGGTGGCGGCTGGACTGTGCGCTCTCCGGCTACCTCAGGGCGAGCGACCCTGGAGACGGCTCGCTCATGGGCTTCAGCCTGGTAGCGAGGGCCGACCTGCCGTCACTCCCCGGTGACGCCTTCCACGCTTCCGCCCGACCCGCCGCGCCCCACGAACACCTCTGCCCACCGGCTGGTCCCGCCGGAGTGCACTCGCACGCCGCACCGAACCGACAGCGTGGTGACGATGCCAAGACCTCGGCCGTGCTCGTCCGGGTCACAGGCAGCTGTCGGCACTTGTGCCGGAGCCGCAGGTCCGGTGTCGGTCACCTCGACGCGTACGACGCCGCGCTGGTCCACCGGGCCCCGCGTCAGCCTCAGCGTCGCCGGCGGCAGGGCGTGCACGATCGCATTGGTGAGCAGTTCCGAGACCACCAGGAGCACGTCTTCGAGGACGTCGCCCGCCAGCGTCCAATCGGTGAGGACCGCGCGTACATGTCGACGTAGCGATGAGACCGCCCCCGCGGCGTGCGGCACCGGAAGGATGTGTTCCACCTCCCCGCGAGGCGCGGTGCCGAGCTGCGCCATGATCATGGGCCCTCCTCAGGCAAGCGTTGCCCGGCCGGGAGCCGAGCGTCATGACACGCTAAGGAGGGAAATGGGGCCGGTCAACGAACAGCGGTCGGCATTACCGAACGGGGGTCTAAATTGGGGTGAAATCGGACTACTATCGCTTCATGGCCGGCCCGGTCCAGTCCATAGAACGGGCGGCAGCGATCTTGCGTCTGCTCGCCGGCGGTTCCCGGCGGCTGGGCCTCGGTGAGGTGGCGTCGTCCCTCGGGCTGGCCAAGGGCACAGCCCACGGGATTCTGCGCACGCTGCAACACGTGGACTTCGTGGAGCAGGACCCGGCGACCGGGAAATACCAGCTCGGCGGGGCGCTGTTGCACCTCGGCACCAGTTACCTCGACGTCAATGAACTGCGTTCGCGCTCCCTCAACTGGGCCGACGCCCTGGCCGGCCGCAGTGGGGAGACGGTCCGCCTGGGCACGCCGCTGGAGGGCAGAGTGCTCGTCATCCACCACGTGTTCCGGCCGGACGACACCCTCCAGACCCTGGACGTGGGCGCACTGCTGCCGCTGCACGCCTCCTCGCTTGGCAAGGTCCTGCTGGCCTTCGGCACCGCGCCGGTCGCCCCCCTGCTGGAGACCGAACTGGAGGCCTACACCCGGCACACCCTGGTCCTCCGGGACGACCTCAACCGGGCGCTCGACGAGATCCGGGACCTCGGCTGGGGCGCCGAGGTGCAGGAATTGAGCATGGGCGAAGCCGGAATCGCCGCACCGATCCGGGGGCAGGGCGGTCTCGTGGTGGGCGCGATCGGCGTCTCCGGCCCCGTCGAGCGGATCTGCGACACCAAAGGCCGGCCTCAGCCGGCCCTGATCACCTTGCTGCGGGAAGCGGCACGGGCGATCTCCAGAGACCTGGGCGCGGCCCGCTGGTAGGTCCCAACGCCTGAGCGACCCATCGGAAAGCAGGCCCGATCATGGTTGAACGGTATGTGATGTCCATCGACCAGGGCACCACCTCCACACGATGCATTCTGTTCGACCACAGCGGACGGCTGGTGTCGGTCGCCCAGCGGGAGCATCAGCAGTACTTCCCCCGGCCCGGGTGGGTCGAGCACGACGCCGTCGAGATCTGGCGCAATCTCCAGCGCATCGTGCCCGAGGCACTGTCGAACGCCGGCCTGGACCCCGGACAGATCTCCGCCGTCGGCATCGCCAACCAGCGGGAGACGACCGTGCTGTGGGACCGGCGGACCGGCGTTCCGCTGGGCAGGGCGATCGTCTGGCAGGACACCCGCACCGCGCCGCTCGTGGAGGACCTGAGGATCCAGCCTGGGAACGATTTCTTCCTCGAACGCTGCTGTCTGCCTCCCTCGACCTACTTCTCCGCACCCCGTATCCGCTGGCTGTTCGACCACGTCCCCGGGCTGGAGCAGCGCGCCCGGGACGGCGAGGTGCTGTTCGGCACGATGGAGAGCTGGCTGATCTGGAATCTCACCGGCGGTACGGACGGCGGACTGCACATCACCGACGCCACCAATGCCAGCCGTACGATGCTCATCGACATCCGCACGCTGACCTGGGATGACGTGTTGATGGAGTTCTTCGGGGTCCCGCGTGCGATGCTGCCGGAGATCCGCTCCTCGGCCGAGAGCTACGGCGAGGCCCGCACTGTGCTGCCGGGCGTGCGCATCGCGGCGGCCCTGGGCGACCAGCAGGCGGCTCTGTTCGGACAGACCTGTTTCTCGCCCGGCGAGGCGAAATGCACGTACGGGACCGGCAGCTTCCTGATGATGAACACCGGTACCGACCTCGTACGGTCCCGGCACGGGCTGCTCACCACCGTCGCGTACAAGATAGCCAAGCAGCCCACGGTCTACGCCCTGGAGGGCCCGATCGCCGTCACCGGTTCGCTGGTCCAGTGGTTCCGTGACCGCCTGGGCCTGATCAACAGCGCACCCGAGATCGAAACCCTGGCGCGCACGGTCGAGGACAACGGCGGCTGCTACATCGTCCCCGCCTTCTCCGGCCTGTTCGCACCCCACTGGCGCAGCGACGCCCGAGGCGTCATCGTCGGGCTCACCTCCTACATCACCAAGGGGCATTTGGCCCGAGCCGTCCTGGAGGCCACCGCCTGGCAGACACGAGAGGTCGTCGACGCCATGAACGCCGACTCCGCGCTCGCCCTGAAGGAGCTCAAGGTGGACGGAGGCATGACGTCCGACCACTTGCTCATGCAGTTCCTGGCCGACGTGCTCGACGTGCCCGTGGTCCGGCCCCTGGTCGCCGAGACGGTGTCCCTGGGCGCGGCCTACGCCGCCGGCCTCGCCGTGGGCTACTGGCCGGATCTGGCTATCCTGCGCCGTAACTGGCACCGGGCCGCCCAGTGGCTGCCGGACATGGACCCCGAACGGCGCGACTGGGAGTACGACTGCTGGCAGCGAGCCGTTCAGCGGTCCCTTGGATGGATCCGACCGCCGAGACGCTCGTGACGTCTCCCCCCTTCCGCGGCCGGCCCCTGCTCATGCCCGCCCATGTACCTCCTGCGAGCGTCGTGCCAGTGCGTCGATGACGATCGCCGCGAACAGCACCCCGCCCGTGATCATGAACTGGCGGCACGGGAGCCTCGTGCGTTTCGCATCCCACCAGCGTCACCCGATCAGTGGCCCCACTGAAAATGCTCATTGATAGCCGCAGGTCGCCGTCTGTCGTTGCGTCGTAGGTGGCCATCTTGGGGTGCGCGGAAGGCTTCGGATCGATCCGCAGGTAGTGGCAAGGGGTGACGGGAAGCTCGTTTGCCGTCACCCTTCCCGCGCCGCCTACGAGGACCGGGCCGCAGCCGGATCACTGGCGTCCGGGCCGCGGCCGGGTCGTTGCTGTGAGGTCACCGCAGGTCGCGGAAGAACTCCCTGACATCGCGGGTGAGCAGGTCGGGGGCCTCCAGGGCCACCCACGGGATGGATCGCTCGGACATACGGCAGGACGTGCTCGAAGGAGCAGCCTGCTTCCTGGGCGCATGCCTGTAGACGCTGATCCACGTTCGGTAGAACGCCGTTTCTCCTGTGAACGAAGACCTGGCCCTCCCAAAAGGTCAGGCAGGCCAGCACCCAGCTTCACAGCCGCAGCCTGTAATTCGATGGCGGGCACCGTACCGACACCCCACAGGGCGGCGTCGGCGGCCGACCGGCTCGGCCGCTCACGCCGACGGGCTGCGTCGGCTCCGACGCCATCCGGGATCAAACCGCGGGGGCGGCTGGGCGGGAGGATGGCCGGCACGATGCCGCGAGCGCGAATCTGGTTGATCGTATGCGATCGCCGTGAATGCGTGTTGGAGTCCGGCGGCCGTGGCCGTCGGCAACTTCCGTACCTGAACATCGACAGCGCTCCCACCGGCGGCTCAGGTCTGGCCGGTCTGCCGGTGGGGCAGAAAACCTGTGATCGGCTGTAATCGCGCCGGGGCGCTGGACACAAACAGTCTGCGAGCATCATCGGAAGGGGAGGCCGTGTGGGTGAGATCGCAGACGAGTGGTCTCGGTTCGAGGCGGTGTACCGCGACTCGTACCACGCCGTGGTCCGGTACTTGAGGCGCAGGCTGGCACCGGACCTGGTTGACGACGCGGCTTCGGAGGTCTTCACGATTGCCTGGGAGCGCTGGTCGACACGGCGGGGCGCCGCTCTGCCGTGGCTGTACGGCATCGCCCGGCGGGTCGCCGCAAACGCGCGGCGATCCCAGGGGCGGGCTGACCGGCTGGCAGGTCGGCTGCGTGATGAGGAGGACGCCCATGGTGGCGAACCGGGCGCGGACGCCGAGGTCCTGGAGCGTATGGGGGCTGCCCGGGTACTTGAGCGGCTACCCGAGCGGGACCGTGAGGTGCTGATGCTGGTCTCGTGGGACGGCCTGCCTCCGTATGAGGCCGCCCATGCGCTCGGGTGCAGCAAAGCCGCCTTCACCGTGCGTCTGCACAGGGCCCGGCGGAGGCTGGAGCGCGAGCTCGCGAGGGAGATACCGGCGGTGGCCGGCCATGGCTCTGTAGCGGAGAGGACAGCGACGTGAAGCGAGACGTGGAGCGGGTGCGAGCACTGCTCACCACAGCCAACGATCCGGCGGGCGGACCCATGGACGATGCCGGTACCCTCCTGACGCCGCGTGCGGAACACACGCTCCATGCGCTACGCCAGTCCCGGCGCCCGCGGCGAGTCCGTGTGGGACGACGGCAACTTCTCGCGGGGGCAGGCCTTGTGGCCGTCGGCGCGGTGGTGGCCGTCGGCGGCGGCACCCTCGTCCCGGACACCGCGGCACCGGCACCGGTCGCCTACACGCCGCCTGTGCTGTCCCTGCATCCCGTTGAAGGGCAGTCGGCGCGCGCGTTCCTCCTTGCGTTCGCGCAGCGCGTCGAAGCGCTCGAACCCGAGGAAGCGCAGGGTGTGTACCAGTACTCGAAGACGTGGGGATGGTGGCTCGACACTGCGGGGGACGTTCCAGGGGGCGTGGCGAACGCAGCCGTTCCGACGGTGATTGAGTCATGGGTGGACAAGGACGGTTCAGGACGGCAGCGCAGCGCGTACGGCGAACCGCTCTACCCCAACCCGGAGCAGCGCAGGGACGCCGAGGAAGCCGGGCTGGTCGCCGACACAGGAGTCGAGGACCGGAGCTTCGGGCCCGGGAAGTTCCCTGCGCCGGAGGGCGGTGACTGGGGCACGGTCGCACCCTTCTCAACCGATCCCCGAGCGCTCGCACGCCAGTTGACCAAGGTCAACTGGGAGGGCGGGATGATCGTCCACGGAGTGCGTGACATGCTCACCTACGCGGGCAAGACCGGCGCCGTCGATCCGCGTCTGCGCGCCGCCGCCCTGCAGGTCCTCGCCGACAGCACTGGCGTGACCGTGGCGACCACCACGACCTGGAACGGACGGCGCGCGGTCGCGGTGTCGCAGAGCGAGACGCTCGACGGCAGCACGCAGCGGGAAACCGTGCTGTTCGATCCAGAGACGGGCTACCCGGTGGGCACGGAGTCGGCCCTGCTCGGACACGCGCGGCACCTCAACGTCTCAGTCCCCGCCACCCTCGCCGTGACCGAGACGCTCGACCGGAGCAGCGTCTCCACGACCGGCGAAAGGCCGTGAACGATGCCGGAAAGGAAGTACGACAGGCCCTCCGACCTGGAAGCGATCCGGCTGCCCGGACCGACGAAGAGCGACGTGGACGGAGCACGGGACCAGTTCGTCCGGCACATCCGTGACGGCCTGGCCGCGGGCCTCTACGCCTTCGGCGACGTGCTGCCCACCATTACCGAGGTGCGGCACCAGTACGGATTGCAGGAAGAGGACGTACACCGTGCGATCCGCGAACTGCGCAGGACCGAGCATGTGCAACTGCACGACAACTACCTGGACACCTACGTCCTCGATCCCGGCCCTGCCCATCTCGCAGGCGAACCGCGAGAGAACCTCGCCGAGCGTGTGACCAGGCTGGAAGCGATGTACCGCGACCTGGCCGCACGCGTCGAGGCGATCGAGGCGCCGCCCTCTCGGCCCTGACAGGCCAAAGGACAAGAACTGCGGGGCGCCCCGGTCCAACCCGGGGCGCCCCGTGGGCCATCACGATCAGTGCAGTGCTGGCGCGCTCCGCTAGATCCGGCAGGCCCTGAAACTACTGGCCTTGTTGTCGTGGAAGGAGTCCACCCGGCTCACCTTGGTCCACGGCTGTTCCCGCCACAGTGTGTCGACGAACCACCCGTCGAAGACGGTCACCCTTATCCCCACATTGTCGACGTTCCTGGTCGTGTTCACCCACCCCGTGGTCTTGTTGTCGAAGCCGTAGTCGGTGAACCGGATTCCCGTTTGGCAGTGCGCCCAGTTCCACTGCAATCGGCGCCCCTCGAAGCCCGCGTACTGGTAGAAGCAGTACCAGCGGTTGTCGTCGGCACCGGCCGGACAGTCCTCCCAGTCGACTTGCGGTTCCACGTCGCTCGTCGAGCTGAGCCCCTCGGCGTTCCGCGCTGCTGGGCTGGAGGGCGGAGCCTTGGTCTCCCCAGGAAGGGGGAAGACCAAAATGGGCTCGCCACCGTTCCAGGAGACCTCGTTGGCGCTGATCTGTACGCCCCCGTTGCCGGTCTCGGCGAGGGTCGCGTCAATCTCCGCCTGCAGCTCCTGCCGCTCGTCGGTCGACAGGGCACGCACTTCTGGCCGGTTGTCGGTAGCTGCGACCGCCGGGAGAACCGGGCGTGGCTGTGCCTGGGCCGGTGTACCACCCATGATTGCCGTGGCGAGGAGGACCACTGCCCCCGCGACCGTTGATGCCGTACGGATCGAACGTCTCGTGTGCATCTTTCCTCTTGGTGATTGGCGTGCGTTGGTCAGTCACACAGGCGTCACACTAGGCACAGAAATACGAACAGACGTCTGAAACGGAGGTGGTGGCGGGAACTGGCTGCACGGCCGCAGGCCTCGGAATAACGCCGTCCGTTTTGAACCGAAACGGTCGGAGAGGGCTAGCCTGCAGCGATCACTGCCCGGCTGGGCGGAATCCCTTCCTCGATGGCCTGACGCCTCGGGTCTGTTCACACCCGGCTCGACCGAAAACAGGCCTCACTGGCCGTTGCTGTTTCGGCTGTGGAACATGCGGATCGAACGTCCACCCCGAGATCGGGTGATCATCGGGCACAACTCGCATACGGACAGGGCCTCTTGGTAGTCACCCCCGGGCCCTGTCAGCCCCGCCCCGTGCTCGGGAAAATCGGGGCTGGTGCCCGTCCGGAGGACGTCGAGAGAGCTCGCGTTCCGCGCCGCCGGCCGGCTCGGACTGCGGGAAGCCCTGCAGGCCAGCGCGTCGCGTACCTACCCGCCCCGCTGGCCGAACGGCTCCGCAGCACCGCGAGCAAACTCCGGCAGCACGCCGCGCGACACCACCAGCGCATCACTGCCCAAGATGGAGACGCCCTGTGAGCCCCGCTCTGGACGAACGCGAGCGCATCCGCTCCGCCATGAACCGCATCCTCACCGGCACCGCCCAGCACACCAACGGAGCCCTGACCATCGTCGCCCTTGCCCAGGAAGCCGACGTCCCCCGCAACACACTCACCCAACGCCATCCGGATCTGAAGAACGATTTCTACGCCATGGTCCGCCCGAAGGCCCAACCTGCCAAAGCCGAAACGCAGCTACGCAAACAAGTCGTGAAACTCAAGGAACTCCGCGCAGCAGACAAGGACGAGCTCACCGAACTCCGCGCCGACCGCGAAGCCCTCATCCGCGTCGTCCACCAGCTGACCCTGGAGAACCGGCAGCTCCGCCAGCAGCCCACGGCCCCTGCCCCCGTCGTCCGTATCCTGCCCACCCAGCCCCAACCACCCGTCGCCTGAGGATCGGGCAGCGCACATCACCGCCATCAACCGATGGCCCCCAACCGGTGAGGGCGGGCAGAGCCCGCCCTCACACCAGCTTCGAACACCTCCACGGCTCCGGAGCCGTGTACTTCAGAGGCTTGGTTTCCGCGCCGGAGCGCCTCAACCCCTGGTCAGGGTGCGCCCGAGAAGGGGCAGCAGGCGGTCCCAGTGGCGCTGCATTGCGGCGGGGTTGAAGGCATCGGTGTCAGACATGGTGAAGCCGTGAACGGTGCCGGGATAGATCTCGGAGGTGTAGCCGACACCCGCCGCATCCAGGGCCTTGTTGAGCTCGCCGAGAGCCTCGGACGTCAAGTCGCTCTCGGCATGGCCGAAGTGGACCTCGGCGGAGAGCTTGGAAAGGCTGTCGGGTCCGTCGACTCCCACCGGGCCGTGAAATGCGGCGAGAGCGGCCACCTGGCCGGGGTGGGCCGCGGCGGTACGCGTCGCCAAGAGGCCACCGATGCAATAGCCGGTCACCGCGACCGGTCCGGCGCTGACCTCAGGCTGAGCAGTGAGGAACCTGAGGTAGGCGTCAGCGTCTCGCAGGACACGGTCGGCGGTGTGCGCCTCGATCAAGGGCATCAGCTGAGCGAAGACCGCGGGCCGGGCCTCTTCTCCGATGTGCTCGGGAAGTTCAATCACCGGTGCCGTGCCGTGCCGGTAGAAGAGGTTGGGGACGAGTACGTAGTACCCGTGCCCGGCCAGTTCGCGGGCCATCTCCCGCAGCACGGGCCGGATGCCGAAGCCGTCCGCGTACATCAGCACCCCTGGGTGCTGCTCGCCGTGGACGGGGAAAGCGGCAAAAGCATCGGCCTGGCCGTCCGCGGTGGGAATCTGCAGCGTCTTGGTGGGCATGAATTCTCCTGTCGTGGTTGATGTGTCGAGCCTGTGATCAACACGACGGAGGCGGAGCCCGCGCGGCAGCGCACGATCCTCGATCGAACAGCGGGCCCGCACTGGCCCGTACGGCGCTCAGAAGGGCACCGGGTCACCAATCCGTGTGTGGCGCAATGCCGTCCCGGTAGTCATGTCTGCAACATAGCCCACCCGACGAAGCCGCCGCCAACACCGTCAAACCACAATGCAGTTCGCAAGAATGATCTCGGCCAACACCTCGCTCCCGAACCGCTCGACGCGCTGCCCGTGGCACCCATTCCGATCTTGAAGCTGCACGGTCCTCACTGCACGGAGCGTTTTCAGCGTTGTCTGTCCAGGGTGAGGACGGCCTTGGTGCTGACGGTCATGTGGTTGGGGCTGATGCGGGATCTGCGGAAGATCTGCCAGGACTTCAGCCGTGCCATGGCGCGTTCGACGGGCGCTCGGGCCCGGGCGAGTGCGCGGTTGACGGTGCGCTGGGTCGGGGTGAGTTCCCCGCCGGGTGGCCGCTTGAGGCCGGTGGTGACCCAGGAGCCGGCTCGCGTGCAGGCGCGGTCGGCGAGGACGGGGACGCCCTGGCGTTCGCAGATCCGAATAATGCGGTGGGTGCGGGCCGCGGTCAGGTCGTGGGTGCGTCCCGGCAGCGCGGGCGAGAGCCACAGCAGGTTCCCGTCCGGGTCGGTGACGGCCTGGACATTCACGCCGTGCCGGCGGTGCTTGGCCGAATAGTCCGCGCGGCTTGTCGGGGCAGAAGGCGAAGTGCTCGGCGGCAACGGACAGGGCGTCCTCACGCCGGCTCGGGGGTGTGGCGACGCTGAGGTGGAGGGTGCTGAATCCGATGCCGACGACGCGTACCCCGAAGCGGTCTTCCCAGTCGCGGACGACGGCGGAGAAGGTGGCTGTGTCGTTGTCATAGTTGACGGGGCCGGTCCAGCCGACGGCGGCGAGGGCCTCGGCGCCGCGGGGTGCTGCGACAAGCCCCAGGCGTACATGCGGGTTCTGGGCCAGGAAGGCTCGCGCGTACTGCTCGGCCATCTGCTCAGGGTCCGCGGAGGGCGCCGGAGCGGGTGCGGGACCGGGCCAGGTCTGGCCGAAGGGGGCGGTGACGGCCAGGCGTTCGTCGGTGCTGAGCTGGTCGTCGTCCTCGTAAGCCGTCCAGACGGACCCGCAGTCGACTGCCGAGGTGCCCTCGCAAGCCCCGAGCCCGTCGCAGGACGGCGGCCTGACCGCCGTCCCCGAGCTGCGGATCTCCTTCACGCTCCCCAGCCAGGACATCGGCCCGATCGACGCCAGGGTCGCCGACCGGGGCGGCTACTGGTCCGCGAACGCCGTGAACCTGCCCATCCCCGGAACCTGGACCATGCGGGCGACGGTACGGGTCCGACATCGACCAGGTGACCAAGGAGGTGACCGTATGGATCGCGAAGTGAGCGGTTATGTACGTTCGGTCAGCCGGGAGCCTTGCGGAGTGCGGCGATACAGCACTGCCCGCCCGGAGCGGGCGCGTGCGACGAGGCCCGCCTTGTGCAGGATGCCCAGGTGGTACGAGACCGTGGCGGGGCTGAGGAAGTGATGTGCCGCCAGTTGCGCGGTGGAGGCGGGCCGGGCGAGCGCTGCGAGGAGTCCGGCGCGGGTGGGGCCGAGCAGACGGGCCAGTTCGGCGGAGGGCGCGCTGGACGGCGCGGTCCCGCGGTCGCGGCGGACGGGGTACGTCACTATCGGGGGCCGGCTCCCGCCCTTGACGGGGTCCACGGCGACCGCCGGCCCGGGCGCCACCAGTGAGGGCACCACGACCACCAGGGGCGCGGGCAGCGCCACCGAGAACCGGCTGTCGATGCGGAGTGTGGCTTCGG of the Streptomyces sp. NBC_00287 genome contains:
- a CDS encoding ABC transporter permease; this encodes MIRVAFQTLRARWVSFLGTVVALVLGVAQVAAMGLLVTTAFDLPDRPVERFAGADTVVRPQSDGWDPAHHDLGVRSPEAARGLSTELRDQVAATGETVVDRAFYAQLRGGPEDQVGHPWAVARFGGYRLTDGAAPTSDGQIVVPSDRARTGDEVTVLTASTVRTYTVSGTVAPVGYEDAVFFSEAEAARLSPRIDSLVALGPTDAVRDAVGEKADVLTGQDRHKADASEAEDRETLDNTITLVPVMASVAGTTAIFVVASTFAFAVVQRRREVALLRAVGATPKQVRKMVRNEALLVGGVAAAVGTALGLFGAQLLADMLISMGVSPDWFTVTPSLHWTVLAPLAAAFLVGLLVSVGGAAAAARRAGSIQPVEALREAAVDDTGVTPGRALLGVVALLGGVGWTAWIATGSPVTVLSPTVYVVSLMVPVLAAAVLAPLAVGPLARLLMWPWRRADGPTAMLVRESALTARRRTAATAAPVLLTVGLAFSLLAATDSLGAARDSGLQNRIVSDYALAPDDTPGISTEVIERVAEVPGVQIAAPLLTTVYWKDEDRYDENDGLVVDPEALKRTMDLKVVEGSLDGLDENSMAVADLWRMDLGSTQTVLMADGSTQKLKVAAVYEALRGEDVAYLPSRFTDTALFARDGLARRAYISLDEGTDQEAATAAIRKAVAGSGATFMTRDELVASEAAYARHLNEVRQRSTAVIIMLFCFIAILNTLLMATADRWRDLAVLRTAGATPRQVLRFFVAESLLVSAIGVVLALAATAVNLAGLWGALFQLFGTTPIVVPYAVVTGVAVVSTLLALLGTVLPVGAALRARAVQLIGARE
- a CDS encoding ATP-binding protein, with the translated sequence MIMAQLGTAPRGEVEHILPVPHAAGAVSSLRRHVRAVLTDWTLAGDVLEDVLLVVSELLTNAIVHALPPATLRLTRGPVDQRGVVRVEVTDTGPAAPAQVPTAACDPDEHGRGLGIVTTLSVRCGVRVHSGGTSRWAEVFVGRGGSGGSVEGVTGE
- a CDS encoding IclR family transcriptional regulator; the encoded protein is MAGPVQSIERAAAILRLLAGGSRRLGLGEVASSLGLAKGTAHGILRTLQHVDFVEQDPATGKYQLGGALLHLGTSYLDVNELRSRSLNWADALAGRSGETVRLGTPLEGRVLVIHHVFRPDDTLQTLDVGALLPLHASSLGKVLLAFGTAPVAPLLETELEAYTRHTLVLRDDLNRALDEIRDLGWGAEVQELSMGEAGIAAPIRGQGGLVVGAIGVSGPVERICDTKGRPQPALITLLREAARAISRDLGAARW
- the glpK gene encoding glycerol kinase GlpK, with the protein product MVERYVMSIDQGTTSTRCILFDHSGRLVSVAQREHQQYFPRPGWVEHDAVEIWRNLQRIVPEALSNAGLDPGQISAVGIANQRETTVLWDRRTGVPLGRAIVWQDTRTAPLVEDLRIQPGNDFFLERCCLPPSTYFSAPRIRWLFDHVPGLEQRARDGEVLFGTMESWLIWNLTGGTDGGLHITDATNASRTMLIDIRTLTWDDVLMEFFGVPRAMLPEIRSSAESYGEARTVLPGVRIAAALGDQQAALFGQTCFSPGEAKCTYGTGSFLMMNTGTDLVRSRHGLLTTVAYKIAKQPTVYALEGPIAVTGSLVQWFRDRLGLINSAPEIETLARTVEDNGGCYIVPAFSGLFAPHWRSDARGVIVGLTSYITKGHLARAVLEATAWQTREVVDAMNADSALALKELKVDGGMTSDHLLMQFLADVLDVPVVRPLVAETVSLGAAYAAGLAVGYWPDLAILRRNWHRAAQWLPDMDPERRDWEYDCWQRAVQRSLGWIRPPRRS
- a CDS encoding RNA polymerase sigma factor gives rise to the protein MGEIADEWSRFEAVYRDSYHAVVRYLRRRLAPDLVDDAASEVFTIAWERWSTRRGAALPWLYGIARRVAANARRSQGRADRLAGRLRDEEDAHGGEPGADAEVLERMGAARVLERLPERDREVLMLVSWDGLPPYEAAHALGCSKAAFTVRLHRARRRLERELAREIPAVAGHGSVAERTAT